GCCAGGATTGAAGATAAACATTTGTCCCTGAAGAAGTTCATAAATTTTCCATTACTCCCTTGTAAGAAACCAACCACATAAGATGTACTAATCAGATCAAAGCTTCTCCATCTCCTCTCGTTGGCATACTTGTTCAACCCCATCTCAATCCTCTCGTActcttcctttccttcttCACCCTccttatcttttctttctccccCTGAGTTCTTCAACAAGGCCTCACCAAGACACCTTGCCAATACAACGCTGTCTTCTAATGCACAGCAGCCCCCTTGGCCAATGTCTGGGGTCATGGGGTGGAGCGCGTCTCCTGCGACACAAGCATTGCCTTTGCTGATGTTTCCCCAAAGAAGCTCCCAAGGATGCCTATATCTCAATGGAGAGGATATAAAAGCATCCAATTCAGTGTTTTCTACCACAGCTTTTACTTTATCAGGTATCTTTCCGAGCTTGCTTAACATATATTGCTTCAGTTGAGCTGGGTTCTCTTCCAGCTCTTTCTCTAATAGACATgaagaataaacaaaaaatgtaaCATACAGATACTGGTTTGATTGCAATTTTACATACTACGAACACTTCTTAACAGCCAATATGAAGTCCTAAAGTTTCTGAATTGAAAAGGATAAAAATTATCATCTTGTCTAGATGCTGAGAGTAACATATAGTATGAAACATTCTATCACGATATCTTAAGTTATATTCTTTGCTCCAAGGATCTGTCGTATGTTTGAGCCTTGACTTGAGGGTACCAAAAGGAAACATGGAAGCAATGTGAAAGCTTACCTTGGCTAGAGGGAGTCCATGCAATGTACCAGTAAACATTTGCATCATCACAAGGGACGGCACCAGATCTAATACCATTCCCAAAGTACTGCATGAACATGGGATCAAATCCATGACTGCTTTTGAAGGTAGCACAACCTCTAATAGCAGATCTCCCTGTAAATGCCGGCGGCTTGAAGCCGAGCCATTTTGCCACCACGGAGTTCACTCCATCACACCCAACCAAGACCTATTCAATCACAACATTATAACCATAAGTGACTAGATGAAAGTACctaaaaaattaagtattcCATCCAAAAAGGGATGATGTTATGTTATTGGTTTACACCCATCAAACAGATACTCTGCTTAAAAATGAATAAGTAGTCCCTAAAAAGTGAAGCTGTTTTAACGGCGTTTCAAGCTTTGAGgttaaaaaaagcaaaaaggttTTGGTTCAATTGGGACAGCCTAGCAGGCCATGGCGGATCCGATTGGCACCGACCCGTTATCCTTCCACTGCCAAGAGCGAGAGGTAGTCGTTGCTCTGTGAAGCCAGCCTTACGCAGTGCCCTCCACTCTAGAAACCCAGTGACCCAGGGCCTTCGCTCATGCCACAGGGTTCAACTCCTGGCTTGGAATGGGCGAGCCAGAAGATAGCCAACCCGAACCCGACCAGCTAATACTGGGACAATGTTCCAGCACCTCAAAGCCCCCACTCGGGTTACAAGCTCACGTTGCTGAGCTCGGCGATCCAACTTCCTCCAGCTAGGTTTATGAAGTGTGGTTTTTGATATCAACCGAGCGATGTGGGATAAGTTGCAAGAGCGAGTGCCTCTTTAGGATAAGATCTTGGCCTTCATTTAATGACTTGACTTTTGCAAGGGCTTTTTATGGAAAAATAGAGATAAAAAGCAAAGATCAGTCTACCTTGGCTTTGAGAATGGTCCCGTCTGCAAGATGAACCAGCTTAAAGTAGCCCGATTCGTCAACGGAAACCACCTTGGATGAGAACCTGATGGTGCCACTAGGTAGTTCATTTGCAAGGCCATCCACCAACAACTTCCTTTTCACGCATCGAACTTCGTGGTCTCCGCTGCACATTCTCAATCATTTGAGCATGCTTGAATATGGATACTAACAAAATCATTTAAATATAAGCAAATTAATAGAATTATGCTATTGATAAACTTACTGCTTTCCTTTTGCCTTAAATGGCATCTCAAAAGTTTGAAGCCCTGTAATTCTTGAGGAAGTCACATTCCTGTACATTCAAATCTCTGCAATCAGTTTCGTGCGTGCAAAAGTAGAACTTAGTAAGTACCAACAAACATGTTAGGATTGTATTTGCGTAACTGACGGTTGAGATTGGCAGTCTGAGAACATAACATGTTAGGATAGTTGAAGGGCAAGAGAGAGTGGTGCATGGAGAGAAAATTACCCATCAAGTGTGACATGATGTTGGCGAAGAGAATCGGCAAGACCAAGGGAATTTAAGGCCTTCCATGAATTTATCCATCTTGTGAATGCAAACCCTGTTGTCCTCAAACTATCAGATGATTCCAACACGAAGCTTCCAATCCCCAGCCTGCACccagaaatttcaattttgcttCCAACCATAGTAACAAATATATGAACCATgaacatgagagagagagagagagagagagagagagagagagagagagagagagagaacctgtGAAGTCCTAAGGATCTTGCAAGGCCAGAAATTCCAGCTCCCACAATCATAACATTGCTTCTGCTTCCATGTTGTACTTGATTATGCTCTGGAGACTCAGGCTTTCTTTTACTTGGGTTTTGATAGAGTGTGGAAAGAGAAGAACAAAGATACACAGAAGAGACCAATGCGAATGAGAGATGACTATATTATTCATATTTGTGATGGGGATGTAAAGGACAGGCTTAATTGAGCTGAA
This genomic stretch from Prunus dulcis unplaced genomic scaffold, ALMONDv2, whole genome shotgun sequence harbors:
- the LOC117613561 gene encoding monooxygenase 3-like — translated: MYRNVTSSRITGLQTFEMPFKAKGKHGDHEVRCVKRKLLVDGLANELPSGTIRFSSKVVSVDESGYFKLVHLADGTILKAKVLVGCDGVNSVVAKWLGFKPPAFTGRSAIRGCATFKSSHGFDPMFMQYFGNGIRSGAVPCDDANVYWYIAWTPSSQEKELEENPAQLKQYMLSKLGKIPDKVKAVVENTELDAFISSPLRYRHPWELLWGNISKGNACVAGDALHPMTPDIGQGGCCALEDSVVLARCLGEALLKNSGGERKDKEGEEGKEEYERIEMGLNKYANERRWRSFDLISTSYVVGFLQGSNGKFMNFFRDKCLSSILAGLRLKKADFDCGKLSIS